A single Anomalospiza imberbis isolate Cuckoo-Finch-1a 21T00152 chromosome 15, ASM3175350v1, whole genome shotgun sequence DNA region contains:
- the CLTB gene encoding clathrin light chain B isoform X1 — MADDFGFFSSSEGAGAEEDPAAAFLAQQESEIAGIENDEGFGPTDGEAAAAPGGQAAPPEQGFQNGGATVNGDVFQESNGPTDAYAAIAKADRLTQEPESIRKWREEQKKRLEELDAASKVTEQEWREKAKKDLEEWNLRQNEQMEKNRANNRIADKAFYQQPDADVIGYVASEEAFLKESKEETPGSEWEKVAQLCDFNPKSSKQSKDVSRMRSVLISLKQTPLSR, encoded by the exons ATGGCCGACGACTTCGGCTTCTTTTCCTCATCTGAGGGCGCTGGCGCCGAGGAGGACCCGGCCGCCGCCTTTCTGGCCCAGCAGGAGAGCGAGATCGCGGGCATCGAGAACGATGAGGGCTTCGGGCCGACCGACGGCgaggcggccgccgccccgggcGGGCAGGCGGCCCCGCCGGAACAGG GTTTCCAGAATGGAGGAGCCACTGTCAATGGAGATGTCTTTCAG GAGTCCAACGGCCCCACGGATGCCTACGCAGCCATAGCCAAGGCCGACCGGCTGACCCAGGAACCCGAGAGCATCCGCAAGTGGAGGGAGGAGCAGAAGAAgcgcctggaggagctgg ATGCGGCATCAAAGGTGACTGAGCAGGAATGGCGTGAGAAGGCCAAGAAGGACCTGGAGGAGTGGAACCTGCGTCAGAATGAGCAGATGGAGAAGAACCGAGCAAACAACAG GATCGCTGACAAAGCCTTTTACCAGCAGCCGGACGCCGATGTCATTGGCTACGT GGCCTCGGAGGAAGCATTTCTGAAGGAGTCCAAGGAGGAGACCCCAGGCTCTGAGTGGGAGAAGGTGGCCCAGCTGTGTGATTTCAACCCCAAGAGCAGCAAGCAGAGCAAGGATGTCTCGCGGATGCGCTCGGTGCTCATCTCCCTCAAACAGACGCCCCTGTCCCGTTag
- the NOP16 gene encoding nucleolar protein 16 — protein sequence MPKAKGKSRRHKYSYKLNRKRLYRSARRRAAPRIACSHIRHAWDPHKSVAQNLAEMGLAEDPNKAVPIPKKLLGMEVESDGQQPGKKIVRKPYVVNEMELEASLPEKKSNTLSRDLIDYVRYMIQNHGENYKEMARDEKNYYQDTPKQIKRKINVYKNFYPEEYKDFIASLKPEKMEVQ from the exons ATGCCGAAGGCCAAGGGGAAGAGCCGGCGGCACAAATACTCCTACAAGCTCAACCGCAAGCGGCTCTACCgcagcgcccgccgccgcgccgcgccccgcATCGCCTG CTCGCACATCCGCCATGCCTGGGACCCGCACAAGTCGGTGGCGCAGAACCTGGCCGAGATGGGCCTGGCCGAGGATCCCAACaaggctgtccccatcccgaAGAAGCTGCTG GGGATGGAAGTGGAAAGCGATGGACAACAGCCAGGAAAGAAAATAGTGCGGAAGCCGTACGTGGTGAATG AGATGGAATTGGAGGCCAGCCTCCCTGAGAAGAAGTCGAACACGCTCTCACGAGACCTCATTGACTATGTGCGATACATGATCCAGAACCACGGGGAGAACTACAAG GAAATGGCTCGGGATGAGAAGAACTACTACCAGGATACTCCCAAACAGATTAAGAGGAAGATCAATGTGTACAAGAATTTCTATCCCGAGGAGTACAAGGATTTCATTGCATCACTCAAGCCAGAAAAAATGGAAGTGCAGTGA
- the CLTB gene encoding clathrin light chain B isoform X2, whose amino-acid sequence MADDFGFFSSSEGAGAEEDPAAAFLAQQESEIAGIENDEGFGPTDGEAAAAPGGQAAPPEQGFQNGGATVNGDVFQESNGPTDAYAAIAKADRLTQEPESIRKWREEQKKRLEELDAASKVTEQEWREKAKKDLEEWNLRQNEQMEKNRANNRASEEAFLKESKEETPGSEWEKVAQLCDFNPKSSKQSKDVSRMRSVLISLKQTPLSR is encoded by the exons ATGGCCGACGACTTCGGCTTCTTTTCCTCATCTGAGGGCGCTGGCGCCGAGGAGGACCCGGCCGCCGCCTTTCTGGCCCAGCAGGAGAGCGAGATCGCGGGCATCGAGAACGATGAGGGCTTCGGGCCGACCGACGGCgaggcggccgccgccccgggcGGGCAGGCGGCCCCGCCGGAACAGG GTTTCCAGAATGGAGGAGCCACTGTCAATGGAGATGTCTTTCAG GAGTCCAACGGCCCCACGGATGCCTACGCAGCCATAGCCAAGGCCGACCGGCTGACCCAGGAACCCGAGAGCATCCGCAAGTGGAGGGAGGAGCAGAAGAAgcgcctggaggagctgg ATGCGGCATCAAAGGTGACTGAGCAGGAATGGCGTGAGAAGGCCAAGAAGGACCTGGAGGAGTGGAACCTGCGTCAGAATGAGCAGATGGAGAAGAACCGAGCAAACAACAG GGCCTCGGAGGAAGCATTTCTGAAGGAGTCCAAGGAGGAGACCCCAGGCTCTGAGTGGGAGAAGGTGGCCCAGCTGTGTGATTTCAACCCCAAGAGCAGCAAGCAGAGCAAGGATGTCTCGCGGATGCGCTCGGTGCTCATCTCCCTCAAACAGACGCCCCTGTCCCGTTag
- the HIGD2A gene encoding HIG1 domain family member 2A, mitochondrial, whose translation MATGPPPPLEPIPLPTFPEEGFTEKFLRKTRENPLVPLGCLCTVSILVYGIICFKKGNTRRSQLMMRARVIAQGCTFAALLGGMVATAIKSRQ comes from the exons ATGGCGACCGGGCCTCCCCCGCCGCTGGAGCCCATCCCGCTGCCCACGTTCCCTGAGGAGGGATTCACGGAGAAGTTCCTGCGCAAGACCCGCGAGAACCCCCTGGTGCCCCTCG GCTGCCTGTGCACCGTCAGTATCCTGGTGTACGGAATCATCTGCTTCAAGAAAGGCAACACTCGGCGCTCCCAGCTGATGATGCGGGCGCGTGTCATAGCCCAGGGCTGCACCTTCGCCGCCCTGCTGGGGGGCATGGTGGCCACGGCTATCAAATCCCGACAGTGA